A region from the Polaribacter sp. Hel1_33_78 genome encodes:
- a CDS encoding TAT-variant-translocated molybdopterin oxidoreductase: MASNKKYWKSVEELKDSSVVETLSKNEFVENIPTDDFLGDKETLENSSTSRRDFLKYIGFTTAAASLAACEGPVVKSIPYVVKPDDIIAGVADWYATSMADGYDFASVLVKTREGRPIQIMPNKEANGTTSARVQAAVLSLYDEKMRLKEPTKNGDAISWAEADSEIGQKLTIFKKEGKQVVLLTGTMASPSTDKVVGEFLASYPNAKHVIYDAVSEAPSADAFETMYGRRALPNYKLENAETIVSFGADFLGDFHGGFEKAYVAGRKPESGKMSYHVQIESNMSLTGANADKRIVAKPSDVVFALLNLYNEITGNSIVSNATPIDSEIKELAKSLKKAGSKGVVMTGINDVNAQLISLAINNALNSEVLDSKNSLNIRQGSFNQVQEVISDMKSGKVSGIFTVNVDPSYSLPNAAEFTEALKKVDLKVALSIENNETVDAMEYALPTPHFLESWGDTQFSEGNYGLIQPTIQPLFKTRQIQDTLLKWSGSSTSYYDYLKSFWSTEVLDGSSWNKALHNGFYNKVVSLGTESPRDISIAEVAKLLKKSTLTSGMELNLYIKTGLGDGKQANNPWLQEFPDPITRTSWDNYLTMSMADARDLGFSNPVKDNGAIDGDYAKVSLNGVEVVVPVMVQPGQAKGSVGLALGFGKTFGLKEEMQVGVNAYPLYKGGNNIQYNVAIEKEDGTHQFACTQVQKTIAGRHDILKVASLKEYNTVAPKDHHHGWNKPAYVSYDHKEVEAKTIDLWDEHNREIGHHFNLSIDLTSCTGCGACVVACHAENNVPVVGKNEVRVGRDMHWLRIDRYYSSEVETREEAKEMGLSGGDLYKALETEAENPEVSFQPMMCQHCNHAPCETVCPVAATSHGRQGQNQMAYNRCVGTRYCANNCPYRVRRFNWFNYSNNNEFDFNMNNEYGKMVLNPDVVVRSRGVMEKCSMCIQMTQATILKAKKEGRTVNTDEFETACSSACTTGAMVFGDVNKKEDKVAALAADKRAYNVLDYLQTKPNVIYQVKVKNTNEA; the protein is encoded by the coding sequence ATGGCTTCAAACAAAAAATACTGGAAAAGTGTTGAAGAACTAAAAGATAGTTCTGTTGTTGAAACGCTGAGTAAAAATGAGTTTGTAGAAAATATTCCTACAGATGATTTTTTAGGTGATAAAGAAACACTTGAGAATTCTTCTACTTCACGTAGAGATTTCTTAAAGTATATTGGTTTTACAACAGCTGCAGCATCATTAGCGGCATGTGAAGGACCAGTTGTAAAATCTATTCCTTACGTAGTAAAACCAGACGATATTATTGCGGGTGTTGCAGATTGGTACGCGACGTCTATGGCTGATGGGTATGATTTTGCAAGTGTGTTAGTTAAGACACGTGAAGGTCGTCCAATTCAAATAATGCCAAATAAAGAAGCAAACGGAACAACAAGTGCTAGAGTTCAAGCAGCAGTTCTTTCTTTATACGATGAGAAGATGCGTTTAAAAGAACCAACTAAAAATGGTGATGCTATTTCTTGGGCGGAAGCTGACTCGGAAATAGGACAAAAATTAACTATTTTTAAAAAAGAAGGGAAGCAAGTTGTTTTATTAACTGGAACAATGGCAAGCCCGTCAACAGATAAAGTTGTTGGTGAATTTTTAGCGAGTTATCCAAATGCAAAACATGTTATTTATGATGCAGTTTCTGAAGCGCCCTCAGCAGACGCGTTTGAAACAATGTATGGTAGAAGAGCTTTGCCAAATTATAAATTAGAAAACGCAGAAACAATTGTTTCTTTTGGTGCTGATTTTTTAGGCGATTTTCATGGAGGTTTTGAAAAAGCGTATGTTGCTGGTAGAAAACCAGAATCAGGTAAAATGTCTTACCATGTTCAGATAGAAAGTAACATGTCTCTTACAGGAGCCAATGCAGACAAACGTATAGTTGCAAAACCATCGGATGTTGTTTTTGCCTTATTGAACTTATATAATGAAATTACAGGTAATTCTATAGTATCGAACGCCACACCTATTGATAGTGAAATTAAGGAATTAGCAAAATCACTTAAAAAAGCCGGTTCTAAAGGTGTTGTAATGACGGGTATTAATGATGTGAATGCACAATTAATATCTTTAGCAATTAACAATGCTTTAAATAGTGAAGTTTTAGATAGCAAGAACTCATTAAACATTCGTCAAGGAAGTTTTAACCAAGTTCAAGAGGTGATTTCAGATATGAAATCTGGAAAGGTTAGTGGTATTTTTACGGTGAATGTGGATCCTTCTTATTCATTACCAAATGCAGCTGAATTTACAGAAGCATTAAAGAAAGTAGATTTAAAAGTAGCATTGTCTATAGAGAATAATGAGACTGTAGATGCAATGGAATATGCTTTACCAACGCCACATTTCTTAGAGTCTTGGGGAGATACTCAGTTCTCTGAAGGGAATTATGGTTTAATTCAACCTACAATTCAACCATTATTCAAAACACGTCAAATACAAGACACATTATTAAAATGGTCTGGAAGTTCAACTTCATATTATGACTATTTAAAATCTTTCTGGTCTACAGAAGTTTTGGATGGATCTTCTTGGAATAAAGCTTTACATAATGGTTTTTACAATAAAGTTGTTTCTTTAGGAACAGAAAGTCCAAGAGATATTTCAATTGCAGAAGTTGCAAAATTATTAAAGAAAAGTACATTAACTTCTGGAATGGAGTTGAATTTATATATTAAAACTGGTTTAGGAGACGGTAAACAAGCAAACAATCCTTGGTTGCAAGAATTTCCAGATCCAATTACAAGAACATCTTGGGATAATTATTTAACCATGTCTATGGCAGATGCTAGAGATTTAGGTTTTTCTAATCCTGTTAAAGATAATGGTGCTATTGATGGCGATTATGCCAAAGTATCTTTAAATGGCGTTGAAGTTGTTGTTCCAGTTATGGTGCAACCAGGACAAGCAAAAGGTTCTGTAGGATTGGCTTTAGGTTTTGGAAAAACTTTCGGTTTAAAAGAAGAAATGCAAGTAGGTGTTAATGCATATCCTTTATACAAAGGGGGTAATAACATTCAATATAATGTTGCTATTGAGAAAGAGGATGGAACGCATCAATTTGCTTGTACACAAGTACAAAAAACAATTGCAGGTCGTCATGACATCCTAAAAGTAGCATCATTAAAAGAATACAATACAGTAGCGCCTAAAGACCACCATCACGGTTGGAACAAGCCTGCATATGTATCATACGATCATAAAGAAGTTGAGGCAAAAACAATTGATTTATGGGATGAGCACAATAGAGAAATAGGTCATCACTTTAATTTATCAATAGACTTAACCTCTTGTACGGGTTGTGGTGCATGTGTTGTTGCATGTCATGCAGAAAATAATGTACCTGTTGTAGGTAAAAATGAAGTTAGAGTTGGTAGAGATATGCACTGGTTGCGTATTGATAGATATTACTCTTCAGAAGTTGAAACTCGAGAAGAAGCTAAAGAAATGGGCTTAAGCGGTGGAGACTTATATAAAGCTTTAGAAACTGAAGCAGAGAATCCTGAAGTTAGTTTTCAGCCAATGATGTGTCAGCACTGTAACCATGCTCCATGTGAGACGGTTTGTCCAGTAGCAGCAACATCACATGGCCGTCAAGGTCAAAACCAAATGGCATATAACAGGTGTGTAGGTACAAGATATTGTGCAAACAACTGTCCATATAGAGTTCGTAGATTTAACTGGTTTAATTATTCAAATAATAACGAGTTTGACTTTAACATGAACAACGAATATGGTAAAATGGTATTGAATCCAGATGTTGTTGTTCGTTCTAGAGGAGTTATGGAAAAGTGCTCTATGTGTATTCAAATGACACAGGCAACAATTCTAAAAGCTAAGAAAGAAGGTAGAACTGTAAATACCGATGAGTTTGAAACAGCTTGTTCGTCTGCATGTACAACAGGAGCTATGGTTTTTGGAGATGTTAATAAAAAAGAAGATAAAGTAGCTGCATTAGCAGCGGATAAGAGAGCTTATAACGTGTTAGATTATTTACAGACAAAACCAAATGTAATCTATCAAGTGAAAGTTAAGAATACAAACGAAGCGTAA
- the nrfD gene encoding NrfD/PsrC family molybdoenzyme membrane anchor subunit has product MSHYEAPIREPLVLGDKSYHDITEDIARPIEGAANKNWYIAFYISLAAMLWGFGCIFYTVGTGIGVWGLNKNIGWAWDITNFVWWVGIGHAGTLISAVLLLFRQKWRMAINRSAEAMTIFAVFQAGLFPIIHMGRPWNAYWVLPLPNQFGSLWVNFNSPLLWDVFAISTYLSVSLVFWWTGLLPDFAMIRDRAVKPFQKKIYALLSFGWSGRAKDWQRFEEVSLVLAGLATPLVLSVHTIVSMDFATSINPGWHSTIFPPYFVAGAIFSGFAMVQTLLGIMRKVTNMEDYITRMHIEYMNIVIILTGGIVAVAYATEFFIAWYTGSPYENYTYLSVGAATGPYKWAFWSLIIFNIITPQLLWIKKFRRSFIITFIISIAINIGMWFERFDIIAIVLSKGHLPSTWWRFEPTFVDVGIFIGTIGFFFVLFLLYARTFPVIAQAEVKTILKSSGEFYKKRSEQGIPTKPAIVVLKSGNKKKDSDNNLNG; this is encoded by the coding sequence ATGTCTCATTACGAAGCACCCATAAGGGAACCTTTAGTATTAGGTGATAAAAGTTACCACGATATTACCGAAGACATTGCAAGACCTATAGAAGGTGCTGCAAATAAGAATTGGTATATAGCATTTTATATTTCTTTAGCAGCAATGCTATGGGGATTTGGATGTATCTTCTACACAGTAGGAACTGGTATTGGAGTTTGGGGATTAAACAAGAACATTGGATGGGCTTGGGATATTACGAACTTTGTATGGTGGGTAGGTATTGGTCATGCGGGAACTTTAATTTCTGCAGTACTTTTATTATTCCGTCAAAAGTGGAGAATGGCAATTAACCGTTCTGCAGAAGCAATGACAATTTTTGCGGTTTTTCAAGCAGGATTGTTTCCAATTATTCACATGGGACGTCCTTGGAATGCATATTGGGTGTTACCGCTTCCAAATCAATTCGGATCATTGTGGGTGAATTTTAATTCTCCATTATTGTGGGATGTTTTTGCAATCTCAACGTATTTATCGGTATCACTAGTTTTTTGGTGGACAGGTTTATTACCAGATTTTGCAATGATTCGTGATAGAGCTGTGAAGCCTTTTCAAAAGAAAATTTACGCATTATTATCATTCGGTTGGTCTGGTAGAGCAAAAGATTGGCAACGTTTCGAAGAAGTATCTTTAGTGCTTGCAGGTTTAGCAACACCATTAGTTCTTTCTGTGCATACAATCGTATCTATGGATTTTGCTACTTCAATAAACCCTGGATGGCACTCAACTATTTTTCCTCCATACTTCGTAGCAGGAGCAATCTTTTCCGGATTTGCAATGGTTCAAACGTTATTAGGAATCATGAGAAAGGTGACAAACATGGAAGATTATATTACTCGTATGCACATTGAATATATGAATATTGTAATTATTCTTACAGGTGGAATTGTAGCGGTAGCGTATGCAACTGAATTCTTCATCGCATGGTACACAGGTTCTCCTTACGAAAACTATACGTATTTATCTGTAGGGGCTGCAACGGGTCCTTATAAATGGGCATTCTGGTCGTTAATTATATTTAATATTATTACGCCTCAACTATTATGGATAAAGAAATTTAGAAGAAGTTTTATCATCACTTTTATTATTTCTATAGCTATTAATATTGGAATGTGGTTTGAGCGTTTCGACATTATTGCAATTGTATTAAGTAAAGGTCATTTACCATCAACTTGGTGGCGTTTTGAGCCTACATTTGTTGATGTGGGTATCTTTATTGGAACCATAGGTTTCTTCTTCGTATTGTTTTTATTATATGCAAGAACGTTCCCTGTAATCGCGCAAGCGGAAGTAAAAACAATACTAAAATCTTCTGGTGAGTTTTACAAGAAGAGAAGTGAACAAGGAATTCCTACTAAACCAGCAATTGTTGTTTTAAAGTCAGGGAATAAAAAGAAGGATTCTGATAACAATTTAAACGGATAA
- a CDS encoding DUF3341 domain-containing protein has protein sequence MEASKVIHAFYTDDEVLLDAVKAVKAEHHHIEEVFCPFPVHGLDKAMGLAPTKLAITAFMYGITGLAFAIWMTNYIMIEDWPQDIGGKPSFSWFENMPAFVPIMFELTVFFAAHLMVITFYMRSRIWPFKDAENPDPRTTDDHFLMEIPIHNNEEVLTSLLSKTGAVEINIVDKH, from the coding sequence ATGGAAGCATCAAAAGTTATTCACGCATTTTATACCGATGACGAAGTATTGTTGGATGCGGTTAAAGCTGTAAAAGCAGAACACCATCATATCGAAGAAGTATTTTGTCCATTTCCAGTGCATGGACTAGACAAAGCAATGGGGTTAGCTCCAACAAAATTAGCAATTACGGCTTTCATGTACGGAATTACGGGTTTAGCTTTTGCAATTTGGATGACAAATTACATTATGATTGAGGATTGGCCACAAGATATTGGTGGTAAACCAAGTTTTTCATGGTTTGAAAATATGCCAGCATTCGTGCCAATTATGTTCGAATTAACAGTATTTTTTGCAGCCCATTTAATGGTAATCACTTTTTATATGAGAAGTAGAATTTGGCCGTTTAAAGATGCTGAAAATCCAGATCCTAGAACTACAGATGATCATTTTTTAATGGAAATTCCAATTCACAATAATGAAGAAGTATTAACTTCTTTGTTATCGAAAACTGGAGCTGTAGAAATTAATATCGTAGATAAGCACTAA
- a CDS encoding cytochrome c, with protein MKNFKLIIALVVFASIISCNDKTTRQSQYMPDMYESVPYNADGAEGLGGEPVNSKPVTGTIPRGGTPAYDIPDTMEGYEEAKTALKSPLEVNEKNLTNGKKMYTIYCVSCHGKKGDGNGYLSTSEKFSGIPNYKDRDITEGSIYHVLIHGKNLMGSHSSQLTYKERWQIVQHVEVLRADLLK; from the coding sequence ATGAAGAATTTTAAATTAATTATCGCCTTAGTAGTTTTTGCAAGTATTATTTCTTGTAATGACAAAACAACAAGACAGTCACAATACATGCCAGACATGTATGAATCTGTTCCTTATAACGCGGATGGTGCAGAAGGATTAGGAGGAGAACCTGTGAATAGTAAACCAGTAACTGGTACTATTCCAAGAGGAGGAACTCCTGCTTATGATATTCCAGATACTATGGAAGGTTATGAAGAAGCTAAAACAGCTTTAAAATCACCTTTAGAAGTAAATGAAAAGAATTTAACTAATGGGAAGAAAATGTACACAATTTATTGTGTCTCTTGTCATGGTAAAAAAGGGGATGGTAACGGTTATTTATCAACTTCAGAAAAATTTTCTGGAATTCCAAACTATAAAGACAGAGACATCACAGAGGGAAGTATTTATCATGTATTAATCCATGGTAAAAACTTAATGGGTTCACATTCCTCTCAACTAACATACAAAGAACGTTGGCAAATTGTTCAACACGTAGAAGTATTACGTGCTGATTTGTTAAAATAG
- a CDS encoding cytochrome c3 family protein, translating to MKSVAFQSRLISVFLKSLTLLLIFGFSISSYSQEMDEARQKEGRKLFRSLCASCHKLDKKLVGPALGAVEERRENDWLKAWIKNNAEFQKVNAEAYEAAQYSATAMNAFPQLTDKNIDDILYYTTVGEIKKAPAAGEVLVGGQVLEKSGAPDWLIYILAAAIVVAFLMIASLLKQVSELKGNKKPAIQSNLRRDLQELWVGVKNNTFLKVLSTIFLLLIGAYIVFGMLFSVGVDQGYQPIQPIAFSHKIHAGDNKIDCQYCHSSAKHSKHSGIPSVNVCMNCHKAIAEVAEGTEIQWNGQTYGKTQLDQEIAKVYKAAGWDPEELEYTGKERPIKWIRLHNLPDFVYYNHAQHVTVAGLKCQKCHGPVEEMDEMYQYSSLTMGWCINCHRETNVDLKGNEYYAKIHDELAKKYGVEKVTISQLGGLECGKCHY from the coding sequence ATGAAAAGTGTAGCATTTCAGAGTAGACTAATATCAGTATTTCTTAAAAGTCTTACATTACTTTTAATTTTTGGGTTTAGCATTTCTTCGTATTCCCAAGAGATGGATGAGGCTCGTCAGAAAGAGGGTAGAAAATTATTTAGATCTTTATGTGCATCTTGTCATAAATTGGATAAGAAACTAGTAGGTCCTGCTTTAGGAGCAGTTGAGGAGCGTAGAGAAAATGATTGGTTAAAAGCCTGGATAAAAAATAATGCAGAGTTTCAAAAAGTAAATGCTGAAGCCTACGAAGCAGCTCAATACAGCGCAACAGCTATGAATGCTTTTCCTCAGTTAACAGATAAAAATATAGATGATATTTTATACTATACAACTGTTGGTGAAATCAAAAAGGCGCCAGCAGCGGGTGAAGTTTTAGTAGGGGGACAAGTGTTAGAGAAAAGTGGTGCTCCAGATTGGCTAATTTATATTTTAGCAGCTGCTATTGTAGTTGCGTTTTTAATGATTGCTAGTTTGCTAAAGCAAGTAAGTGAGTTAAAAGGGAATAAAAAACCAGCAATACAATCGAATTTAAGAAGAGATTTACAAGAGCTTTGGGTAGGTGTTAAAAACAATACTTTCTTAAAAGTATTATCTACAATATTTTTATTATTGATAGGAGCCTATATTGTATTTGGAATGTTGTTCAGTGTTGGTGTAGATCAAGGGTATCAGCCAATTCAACCTATTGCATTTTCTCATAAGATTCATGCTGGAGATAATAAAATTGATTGTCAATATTGTCATTCATCAGCAAAGCATAGCAAGCATTCAGGGATACCTTCTGTAAATGTATGTATGAATTGTCACAAAGCTATTGCCGAAGTTGCAGAAGGAACTGAGATTCAATGGAACGGTCAAACATACGGTAAAACTCAATTAGATCAAGAAATTGCAAAAGTTTACAAGGCCGCAGGTTGGGATCCAGAAGAATTAGAATATACAGGAAAAGAAAGACCGATAAAATGGATTCGCCTTCACAATCTTCCAGATTTTGTCTATTATAATCATGCACAACACGTAACGGTTGCAGGTTTGAAATGTCAGAAATGTCATGGCCCTGTGGAGGAGATGGATGAAATGTACCAGTATTCCTCATTGACAATGGGTTGGTGTATCAATTGTCACAGAGAGACAAACGTAGATTTAAAAGGAAATGAATATTACGCTAAGATTCACGACGAATTGGCAAAGAAATACGGAGTAGAAAAAGTTACTATATCTCAGTTAGGGGGATTAGAGTGTGGTAAGTGTCATTACTAA
- a CDS encoding quinol:cytochrome C oxidoreductase: MYQFSGKLKTFSLALIIFGVVGIAFSFYSGSQKTIEDAKHAIEASNSDAHGGAHGETAAPHGEAVNHDTHAEKTDKEAHASMIEAHSEVDAVHGNSHDNEHAEHVLHQLQNRPWSAFYVALFFSLGITLLVLAFYAIQRVAQVGWSVVILRVMEAITANLLPVSIIMALVVIASVMHLNHLFPWMAEGTVDPTSDNYDPIVDGKSWWMNSTGFLLRSIAYLLIWNAYRFFIRRSSIKEDTANDGNKTYKKNYNASVIFLFLFMITESMMSWDWIMGLDPHWFSTLFGWYVLASLLVSALTVIAFFTIYLRAKGALPHVNDSHIHDLAKFMFGFSVFWTYLWFSQFMLIWYADIPEETTYFVARFTEYKLPFLGMVVMNFVFPILLLLNSDFKSKPWFVFIGGFVILAGHYMDVFIMVMPSTVGAQWYIGIPEISALCFFIGLFIYTTLNAFSKVSPIPKGNPFLEESKHFHYYNIEHSGEESGDH, encoded by the coding sequence ATGTATCAATTCTCAGGTAAATTAAAAACATTCTCATTAGCACTAATTATTTTTGGTGTTGTAGGAATTGCATTCAGTTTTTATAGTGGTTCTCAAAAAACTATAGAAGATGCAAAACATGCAATAGAAGCTTCTAACAGTGATGCTCATGGTGGCGCACATGGTGAAACAGCTGCCCCACATGGAGAAGCTGTCAACCATGATACGCATGCTGAAAAAACAGATAAAGAAGCACATGCTTCAATGATTGAAGCACACAGTGAAGTTGATGCTGTACATGGAAATTCACATGATAATGAACATGCAGAACACGTTTTACATCAACTACAAAATAGACCTTGGTCAGCATTTTATGTAGCTTTATTTTTCTCTTTAGGAATAACATTATTAGTTTTAGCTTTCTATGCGATTCAAAGAGTTGCACAAGTTGGTTGGTCCGTTGTTATTTTAAGAGTAATGGAAGCTATTACAGCAAATCTATTACCAGTCTCGATTATAATGGCATTAGTTGTTATTGCTTCGGTAATGCATTTGAACCATCTATTTCCATGGATGGCAGAAGGTACTGTTGATCCTACAAGTGATAATTATGATCCAATTGTAGATGGCAAATCTTGGTGGATGAATTCTACAGGTTTTCTATTAAGAAGCATTGCGTATCTTTTAATATGGAATGCTTATAGATTCTTTATTAGAAGGAGCTCTATTAAAGAAGACACTGCAAATGATGGTAATAAAACATATAAGAAAAATTATAACGCATCCGTTATTTTCTTGTTCTTGTTTATGATCACAGAATCGATGATGTCTTGGGATTGGATTATGGGTTTAGATCCTCATTGGTTTTCAACATTATTTGGTTGGTACGTATTAGCTTCTTTATTAGTAAGCGCATTAACTGTAATAGCGTTTTTTACAATTTATTTGCGTGCTAAAGGTGCTTTACCTCACGTAAATGATAGTCATATTCACGATTTAGCCAAATTTATGTTTGGTTTCTCTGTGTTCTGGACGTATTTATGGTTTTCTCAATTTATGTTAATTTGGTATGCAGATATTCCTGAAGAGACTACTTATTTTGTTGCAAGATTTACAGAGTATAAGTTACCTTTTTTAGGAATGGTTGTGATGAATTTTGTTTTTCCGATACTATTATTATTAAATAGTGATTTTAAAAGCAAGCCTTGGTTTGTGTTTATCGGAGGATTCGTAATTTTAGCAGGTCATTATATGGATGTATTTATCATGGTTATGCCCTCTACAGTGGGTGCACAATGGTATATTGGTATTCCAGAGATAAGTGCTTTATGTTTCTTTATTGGATTATTCATTTATACCACTTTAAATGCATTTTCAAAAGTGAGTCCAATACCAAAAGGAAATCCTTTTTTAGAAGAAAGTAAACACTTTCATTACTACAATATTGAGCATTCAGGAGAAGAATCAGGAGATCATTAA